A part of Campylobacter ureolyticus ACS-301-V-Sch3b genomic DNA contains:
- the trpS gene encoding tryptophan--tRNA ligase, whose product MITLTGLQPSGKLHLGNYFASIKPMVEKQNLGDSKMFMFIANYHAMTSVSDAHKLSDNTYEAACAFLALGIDPKKSIFWVQSDVKEVLELYWILSAYTPMGLLERSHAYKDKIAKGFDTKHDLFSYPVLMAADILLYSADFVPVGKDQIQHVEIARDIALKFNNAHGEIFTLPQAKVEENLATVPGTDGAKMSKSYKNTIDIFSDAKTLKKQISSIVTDSTALEEPKEWRDCNVYKIAELFLNEDEKLALQKRYEKGGEGYGHFKMYLNEVIWDYFKDAREKFDYFMNHKDEVFEILDDGAKKAKAVAEKNMQKIRKICGIYR is encoded by the coding sequence TTGATAACACTAACCGGACTTCAACCATCAGGAAAACTTCATTTAGGCAACTATTTCGCAAGTATAAAACCGATGGTAGAAAAGCAAAATTTAGGCGATAGCAAGATGTTTATGTTTATCGCAAATTACCACGCAATGACAAGTGTAAGCGATGCACACAAACTTAGCGATAACACTTACGAAGCAGCGTGTGCTTTTTTAGCTCTTGGGATTGATCCTAAAAAAAGCATATTTTGGGTTCAAAGTGATGTAAAAGAGGTGCTTGAACTTTACTGGATATTAAGCGCTTATACACCGATGGGACTGCTTGAGCGCTCTCATGCATATAAAGATAAGATTGCAAAAGGCTTTGATACAAAACATGATCTCTTTAGTTATCCTGTTTTAATGGCAGCCGATATTTTACTCTATAGTGCTGATTTTGTACCAGTTGGAAAAGATCAGATTCAACATGTTGAAATAGCAAGAGATATAGCTCTTAAATTTAACAACGCTCACGGTGAGATTTTTACATTGCCACAAGCAAAAGTTGAAGAAAACTTAGCCACAGTTCCAGGCACTGATGGGGCTAAAATGAGTAAAAGCTATAAAAATACAATTGATATTTTTAGCGATGCCAAAACCTTAAAAAAGCAAATTTCAAGCATCGTAACTGATAGTACTGCCTTAGAAGAGCCAAAAGAGTGGAGAGATTGCAATGTTTATAAAATTGCTGAGCTGTTTTTAAATGAAGATGAAAAACTTGCCTTGCAAAAAAGATATGAAAAAGGTGGCGAGGGTTATGGGCACTTTAAAATGTATCTAAATGAAGTCATTTGGGACTATTTTAAAGATGCAAGAGAGAAATTTGACTATTTTATGAACCATAAAGATGAAGTTTTTGAAATTTTAGATGATGGGGCAAAAAAAGCAAAAGCCGTAGCAGAAAAAAATATGCAAAAAATTAGAAAAATTTGTGGAATTTATAGATAA
- a CDS encoding shikimate kinase, which produces MKTMKRKNNIVLIGFMGVGKGTIARALYKETGLFPLDSDDLIESAYNLKIKEIFAKHGEDEFRKIEKKLAKFIEKNVDNAIISTGGGFYKVPNLKKLGTIIYLKSDFEGIINRIKNSPNATKKLAKRPLLKDLNEAKKLFDKREDEYEKVADLIVDVSGRSPKMVAIKIKELIKDKI; this is translated from the coding sequence ATGAAAACGATGAAGAGAAAAAATAATATCGTTTTAATTGGCTTTATGGGCGTTGGCAAGGGAACTATCGCAAGAGCGCTATATAAAGAAACTGGACTTTTTCCACTAGACTCTGATGATTTGATAGAGAGTGCGTATAACTTAAAAATAAAAGAAATTTTTGCAAAACATGGCGAAGATGAGTTTAGAAAAATAGAGAAAAAATTGGCTAAATTTATAGAAAAAAATGTTGATAATGCCATTATCTCAACAGGCGGGGGATTTTACAAAGTGCCAAATTTAAAGAAACTTGGAACTATTATCTACCTAAAATCAGACTTTGAGGGCATAATAAATAGGATAAAAAACTCTCCAAATGCTACAAAAAAACTAGCCAAAAGACCACTTCTTAAAGACTTAAATGAGGCAAAAAAGCTTTTTGATAAAAGAGAAGATGAGTATGAAAAAGTGGCTGATTTGATAGTGGATGTAAGTGGCAGATCCCCAAAAATGGTAGCTATAAAAATTAAAGAATTAATAAAGGATAAAATTTGA
- the der gene encoding ribosome biogenesis GTPase Der yields MQKIMIIGRPNVGKSSLFNRLARQRIAITSDVSGTTRDTNKTEIEIYDKTCFLIDSGGLDESSELFKNIREKTLKEAKEADIILFMVDGKMMPQDEDKKIVYSLMRLKIPIFLVINKIDSRNDEKRSFEFNEFGIKDSFAISVSHNTGIEELKDAIYPLLKDNLKPDETEFLEDFLENFDDSGEFVESDKNIKVGIIGRVNVGKSSLLNALVKDERSVVSSVAGTTIDPVNETFIYNDKTIEFVDTAGIRRRGKIEGIEKFALNRTEQILENSDIALLILDSSEDLTELDERIAGLAAKFELGVIIVLNKWENKGEKDFDQISLLIRDKFKFLSYAPIISVSALQGKRVHKIYDLILEIYANFTKKLKTSRLNEVIKEATINHPIPHDKGKIVKIYYCVQFGFNPPKIALIMNRPRSLHFSYKRYLMNKIRENFDLTGVPLVLIPRSKNKDENDEEKK; encoded by the coding sequence TTGCAAAAAATAATGATTATTGGCCGTCCAAATGTGGGTAAAAGCTCACTTTTTAACCGTCTTGCAAGGCAAAGGATTGCCATTACAAGCGATGTTAGTGGAACCACAAGGGATACAAACAAAACTGAAATTGAAATTTATGATAAGACTTGCTTTTTAATTGACAGCGGCGGACTTGATGAAAGCTCAGAACTTTTTAAAAATATAAGAGAAAAAACCCTAAAAGAAGCAAAAGAAGCCGATATAATTTTATTTATGGTAGATGGCAAAATGATGCCTCAAGATGAAGATAAGAAAATAGTCTATTCTCTTATGCGACTTAAAATTCCTATTTTTTTAGTCATCAATAAAATCGATAGTAGAAATGATGAAAAAAGAAGTTTTGAGTTTAACGAGTTTGGCATAAAGGATAGTTTTGCTATCTCAGTTAGTCACAACACAGGTATTGAAGAGCTAAAAGATGCTATTTATCCACTTTTAAAAGATAATTTAAAACCAGATGAAACAGAATTTTTGGAAGATTTTTTAGAAAACTTTGATGATAGTGGCGAGTTTGTAGAAAGTGATAAAAATATAAAAGTTGGCATAATTGGTCGTGTAAATGTTGGCAAATCAAGCCTTTTAAATGCTTTGGTTAAAGATGAAAGAAGTGTTGTAAGCAGTGTTGCAGGAACTACGATAGATCCTGTTAATGAAACTTTTATTTATAATGATAAAACTATTGAGTTTGTCGATACTGCGGGCATTAGAAGACGTGGTAAAATTGAGGGAATTGAAAAATTTGCACTAAATAGAACTGAGCAAATTCTAGAAAACTCAGATATTGCTTTATTGATTTTAGATAGCAGTGAGGATTTAACAGAGCTTGATGAAAGAATAGCCGGACTTGCAGCTAAATTTGAACTTGGTGTGATAATTGTTCTAAACAAATGGGAAAACAAAGGTGAAAAAGACTTTGATCAAATTTCACTACTAATAAGAGATAAATTTAAATTTTTAAGTTATGCTCCAATTATTAGCGTTTCAGCACTACAAGGAAAAAGAGTTCATAAAATTTATGATTTAATACTTGAAATTTATGCAAATTTTACAAAAAAACTTAAAACATCTCGCCTAAATGAAGTTATAAAAGAAGCTACTATAAATCACCCAATTCCACACGATAAAGGCAAAATTGTAAAAATTTATTACTGCGTTCAGTTTGGATTTAATCCACCAAAAATAGCACTTATAATGAACCGTCCACGCTCACTTCATTTTAGTTATAAAAGATATCTGATGAATAAAATTAGAGAAAATTTTGATTTAACCGGCGTTCCACTTGTATTAATTCCAAGAAGTAAAAACAAAGATGAAAACGATGAAGAGAAAAAATAA